A region of Pyxidicoccus parkwaysis DNA encodes the following proteins:
- a CDS encoding caspase family protein, whose translation MTLALLLAALVAAQPVAPQADATPRRFALSVGNNRGTGADAPLRYAERDARAVLSVLEEVGGLRREDALLVLGTDADAVRDALARLERHLVANARPGDQLFVYVSSHADAGELHLGGSRLPLREITRFLESAPVSVALLVVDSCQSGEAARLKGLKPIPGVLVNLERPELAGRVIITASAADESAQESDSLAGSIFTHHLVAALRGAADVSGDGRVTLAEAYTYSYARTVESSLLSRAGTQHPTFHFDLQGKGDLVLSAPARATSLLTLAIDEPGDWTVSTLAGEPILGHVRKGAGAATLALPAGSYILTTRGEHSALVARVQVPDAGRAEVTRAQLRPQKLEANALKGTLSPTWMVHLGVSAGSPLVDSFGTMVGGTFALQRTWGPSMVNLVTATLDVRHGRHSSGDLGQNDHALRLGVGHLVQDWHGLHLQLAVEAGAVLSSQRDYGNGETGLALQPYVGAAGGVWLPVRGPFAVSLLGSAGQTWVRTATGSPTSLSLGGSVGIGWLR comes from the coding sequence ATGACGCTCGCACTGCTTCTGGCGGCCTTGGTGGCGGCGCAGCCCGTGGCTCCGCAGGCGGATGCGACGCCGCGCCGGTTCGCCCTCTCGGTGGGCAACAACCGGGGCACCGGCGCGGATGCTCCGCTGCGCTACGCGGAGCGCGATGCGCGCGCGGTACTGAGTGTGCTCGAAGAAGTGGGCGGGCTGCGGCGCGAGGATGCGCTGCTGGTGCTCGGCACCGACGCGGACGCGGTGCGCGACGCCCTGGCCCGACTGGAGCGCCACCTCGTGGCGAACGCCCGGCCTGGAGACCAGCTCTTCGTCTACGTCTCCAGCCACGCGGACGCGGGTGAGCTGCACCTGGGCGGCTCGCGCCTTCCCCTGAGAGAAATCACTCGCTTCCTCGAAAGCGCTCCCGTGAGCGTGGCCCTGCTCGTGGTGGACTCATGCCAGTCCGGTGAGGCGGCGCGCCTCAAGGGGCTCAAGCCCATTCCCGGCGTGCTGGTGAACCTGGAGCGGCCGGAGCTCGCCGGGCGCGTCATCATCACCGCGTCCGCCGCGGACGAGTCCGCGCAGGAGTCGGACTCGCTCGCCGGTTCCATCTTCACGCACCACCTGGTGGCCGCGCTGCGCGGGGCCGCGGACGTGTCCGGGGACGGCCGCGTCACGCTGGCGGAGGCCTATACGTATTCGTATGCCCGGACGGTGGAGTCCTCGCTGCTGTCCCGCGCGGGCACGCAGCACCCCACCTTCCACTTCGACCTCCAGGGGAAGGGAGACCTCGTCCTCTCCGCGCCCGCGCGCGCCACTTCGCTGCTGACGCTCGCCATCGACGAGCCTGGTGACTGGACGGTGTCCACGCTCGCGGGAGAGCCCATCCTCGGCCACGTGCGCAAGGGCGCGGGCGCCGCCACGCTGGCGCTTCCCGCGGGCAGCTACATCCTCACCACGCGCGGCGAGCACTCCGCCCTGGTGGCGCGCGTGCAGGTGCCCGATGCCGGCCGCGCGGAGGTGACGCGCGCCCAGCTCCGTCCCCAGAAGCTGGAGGCCAACGCGCTCAAGGGCACGCTGTCCCCGACGTGGATGGTCCACCTGGGCGTCAGCGCGGGCTCGCCGCTGGTCGACTCCTTCGGGACGATGGTGGGCGGCACCTTCGCGCTCCAGCGCACGTGGGGGCCGTCCATGGTGAACCTGGTGACGGCCACGCTCGACGTGCGCCATGGGCGTCATTCCTCCGGAGACCTCGGGCAGAACGACCATGCACTGCGGTTGGGCGTGGGCCACCTCGTGCAGGACTGGCACGGACTGCACCTCCAGCTCGCCGTGGAGGCCGGCGCCGTCCTGTCCAGCCAGCGGGATTACGGCAATGGCGAGACGGGGCTCGCCCTGCAACCCTATGTCGGCGCGGCGGGCGGAGTGTGGCTGCCGGTGAGGGGGCCCTTCGCGGTGTCGCTGCTCGGCAGCGCGGGGCAGACGTGGGTGCGGACGGCGACGGGTTCTCCAACCTCGCTGTCCCTGGGCGGAAGTGTCGGCATCGGCTGGCTGCGCTGA
- a CDS encoding SRPBCC family protein, protein MSDRTVTHSTFVIERTYAASPARVFSAWATPAFKARWFACHDDWQPSLFELDFRVGGRERLHTGPAGGPVHAFNGVYQDIVPDRRIVWTYDMHLDAQRISVSLATVELHREGTGTRLVFTEQGAFLDGLASAKEREEGTRIQLDNLEAALRQPLASA, encoded by the coding sequence ATGAGCGACCGCACCGTCACGCACTCCACCTTCGTCATCGAGCGCACCTACGCCGCGTCACCCGCACGGGTGTTCTCGGCGTGGGCCACGCCCGCCTTCAAGGCGCGCTGGTTCGCGTGTCATGACGACTGGCAGCCGAGCCTCTTCGAGCTCGACTTCCGGGTGGGCGGACGCGAGCGGCTGCACACCGGCCCGGCCGGTGGACCGGTGCATGCCTTCAACGGCGTGTACCAGGACATCGTCCCGGACCGGCGCATCGTCTGGACGTATGACATGCACCTGGATGCGCAGCGCATCTCCGTCTCGCTGGCCACCGTGGAGCTGCACCGCGAGGGCACCGGCACGCGGCTCGTCTTCACGGAGCAGGGCGCGTTCCTGGACGGGCTCGCGTCCGCGAAGGAGCGGGAGGAGGGCACGCGCATCCAGCTGGACAACCTGGAGGCGGCGCTGCGCCAACCGCTCGCGAGCGCGTAG
- a CDS encoding Ig-like domain-containing protein produces MHSRRLRSWMSLLLFAALGLSACDSLKSEPTPKPVEEEPPPPELRISVSTEGPALCREGTWTLTVSVAGGVVPQRVELVRDGGYGRYTTPLEGPYRYTIDCATYVEGSWSFIARAVAKDVSVESQSVSVVVDRQGPFIKSWSPARKQNSLGEPYPRVDAPLEIVFSEPLLPSSLQAAPTVLRDGNGFTVAHTAVLSEDGRVLRLTPASPLRVPETLRIELAQRNMTDLAGNPLAPDSGVEHRVDYWPFAQAVPPLSNGNWDWLRFALQRFFPERPVAAFVESVLVDGAYRKTLVVQVLKDGTWERLPSPLGPDGDASDVRQLQLEVYGERIVLAWVVEGAAGLQVIHVSRFDGTSWKALGAPLGTGSAFSEYQMVLDGEGNPVMVYREDDIDLRVVRWAEGDWRMLGPALSGYPGVGTSAWYPAIAVDSYRMVVAWSEYSSEPDALGGVFVMEFQDGGWRQLGSPLLGVAARGRFTGRVAIALPYISAGPVVAWVENSYLEADGDAYVYVASWKPSPNVGTPGTWTHAEELQGAHPRVSHYGLRVLMDSQNEPWVVWERSEGYSGGVTYYRKHRPSGWEPEQLVVNTSVTDFRLDANDFPWVTGGWWDPTILRPQ; encoded by the coding sequence ATGCATTCCCGCCGTCTCCGCTCCTGGATGTCCTTGCTGCTCTTCGCGGCCCTGGGGCTCTCCGCCTGTGACAGCTTGAAGTCCGAGCCGACTCCGAAGCCGGTGGAAGAAGAGCCGCCTCCTCCCGAGCTCCGCATCTCCGTGTCCACGGAGGGGCCGGCGTTGTGCCGTGAAGGCACGTGGACGCTCACCGTCTCCGTGGCGGGCGGTGTCGTGCCGCAGCGTGTGGAGTTGGTCAGGGACGGCGGGTACGGCCGGTACACCACGCCGCTCGAAGGCCCGTACCGCTACACCATCGACTGTGCCACCTATGTGGAGGGGAGCTGGTCCTTCATCGCGCGTGCCGTGGCGAAGGACGTGAGCGTCGAGAGCCAGAGCGTCTCGGTGGTGGTGGACCGGCAGGGGCCCTTCATCAAGTCGTGGAGCCCGGCGCGGAAGCAGAACTCGCTGGGCGAGCCCTACCCGCGCGTCGATGCGCCGCTGGAGATTGTCTTCTCCGAGCCGCTGCTGCCCTCATCCCTCCAGGCCGCGCCCACGGTGCTCCGGGATGGCAATGGCTTCACGGTGGCGCACACGGCGGTGCTCAGTGAGGACGGACGTGTCCTCCGGCTCACGCCGGCGTCACCGCTTCGGGTGCCCGAAACGCTCCGCATCGAGCTGGCGCAGCGGAACATGACCGACCTCGCCGGAAATCCGCTCGCCCCGGACTCCGGAGTCGAGCACCGGGTCGATTACTGGCCCTTCGCCCAGGCGGTCCCCCCATTGTCCAACGGGAACTGGGACTGGCTCCGCTTCGCTTTGCAGCGCTTCTTCCCAGAGCGGCCCGTCGCAGCCTTCGTCGAGTCGGTCCTCGTTGACGGTGCATACAGGAAAACGCTCGTCGTCCAGGTCCTGAAGGACGGCACGTGGGAGCGCCTCCCTTCGCCCCTGGGCCCGGATGGGGACGCGAGTGATGTAAGGCAGCTGCAGCTCGAGGTCTACGGAGAGCGCATCGTGCTCGCATGGGTGGTCGAGGGCGCCGCGGGCCTGCAAGTGATTCACGTGTCCCGGTTCGACGGCACGTCCTGGAAGGCCCTGGGGGCGCCGCTCGGTACCGGGTCTGCCTTCTCCGAGTACCAGATGGTGCTGGACGGGGAGGGGAACCCCGTCATGGTCTACCGCGAGGACGACATCGACCTGCGCGTCGTCCGGTGGGCCGAGGGCGATTGGCGGATGCTCGGACCCGCGCTCAGTGGCTATCCGGGGGTTGGGACCTCGGCGTGGTACCCGGCCATCGCCGTGGACTCCTACAGGATGGTGGTGGCCTGGTCGGAGTACTCCTCCGAGCCGGACGCTCTTGGCGGGGTCTTCGTGATGGAGTTCCAGGATGGGGGCTGGAGGCAGCTCGGCTCGCCGCTCCTTGGTGTGGCGGCACGTGGGAGGTTCACGGGGAGGGTTGCCATCGCCCTGCCCTACATTTCCGCTGGCCCCGTCGTTGCCTGGGTCGAGAACTCGTACCTCGAAGCGGATGGAGACGCGTATGTGTACGTCGCGTCCTGGAAACCGAGTCCCAACGTTGGGACTCCCGGGACCTGGACGCATGCGGAGGAGCTCCAGGGTGCGCACCCGCGCGTCAGTCACTATGGGCTTCGGGTCCTCATGGACTCCCAGAATGAGCCCTGGGTGGTGTGGGAACGCTCGGAGGGGTACTCCGGCGGGGTCACCTACTATCGCAAGCACCGCCCCTCGGGATGGGAGCCGGAGCAGCTCGTGGTGAACACGTCGGTGACTGACTTCCGGCTGGATGCGAACGACTTCCCCTGGGTCACGGGGGGATGGTGGGACCCCACCATCCTCCGACCGCAGTAG
- a CDS encoding RNA polymerase sigma factor: MPQALSAAELQELYDRYAPGMYRRAIALLQREADAWDAVQEAYIRLIQSASDFRREARPMTFIYRVTTNVCLNMLRSRALHDVAAGEDAASEGSVDALASTECRDFLMKLSRELDERGLTVAALYYLDGMSQEEIAQVLGLSRKTIVRDVQRISALARALGEPRSVRGGGR; the protein is encoded by the coding sequence ATGCCCCAGGCGTTGAGCGCGGCGGAGCTCCAGGAACTGTATGACCGGTATGCCCCTGGCATGTACCGGAGGGCCATCGCCTTGCTCCAGCGCGAGGCGGATGCCTGGGACGCCGTGCAGGAGGCGTACATCCGCCTCATCCAGTCCGCTTCCGACTTCCGGCGCGAGGCCCGGCCGATGACCTTCATCTACCGGGTCACCACCAACGTCTGCCTCAACATGCTCCGCTCGCGCGCCCTGCACGACGTGGCCGCCGGGGAAGACGCGGCGTCGGAAGGCTCCGTGGACGCGCTCGCCTCTACCGAGTGCAGGGACTTCCTGATGAAGCTGTCCCGCGAGCTGGACGAGCGCGGCCTCACCGTGGCGGCGCTGTACTACCTGGACGGGATGTCCCAGGAGGAGATTGCCCAGGTGCTGGGGCTCTCCCGGAAGACCATCGTGCGCGACGTGCAGCGCATCAGCGCTCTGGCCCGTGCCCTGGGTGAACCCAGGAGCGTGCGAGGAGGTGGCAGATGA